One segment of Panthera leo isolate Ple1 chromosome A3, P.leo_Ple1_pat1.1, whole genome shotgun sequence DNA contains the following:
- the PAIP2B gene encoding polyadenylate-binding protein-interacting protein 2B yields the protein MNGSSVANTSPNVKSKEDQGLNGHDEKENPFAEYMWMENEEDFNRQVEEELQEQDFLDRCFQEMLDEEDQDWFIPSRDLPPAMGQLQQQLNGLSVSDGHDSEDILSKSNLNPDAKEFIPGVKY from the exons ATGAATGGATCCAGTGTAGCCAATACATCACCTAATGTAAAATCCAAAGAGGACCAAGGATTAAATGGGCACGATGAGAAGGAAAACCCATTTGCAGAGTACATGTGGATGGAGAATGAAGAAGATTTCAACAGACAG GTGGAGGAGGAGCTGCAGGAGCAAGACTTCTTAGACCGCTGCTTCCAGGAGATGCTGGATGAAGAAGACCAAGACTGGTTTATCCCCTCACGAGACCTGCCTCCGGCTATGGGACAGTTGCAGCAGCAGTTAAATGGACTGTCAGTCAGCGATGGCCATGATTCCGAAGACATTTTG AGCAAAAGTAACCTGAACCCGGATGCCAAGGAATTTATTCCGGGAGTGAAGTACTGA